One window from the genome of Mauremys mutica isolate MM-2020 ecotype Southern chromosome 4, ASM2049712v1, whole genome shotgun sequence encodes:
- the SLC35C1 gene encoding GDP-fucose transporter 1 isoform X1, which yields MNRTQLKRSGILRMALSGSSDPLLQQEEGGSGSRETPFLLKALQIALVVSLYWFISITMVFLNKYLLDSPSLRLDTPLFVTFYQCAVTVFFCKALSLLASCCPLGYLDFPSIRMDLKVSRSILPLSVVFISMITFNNLCLKYVGVAFYNVGRSLTTVFNVLLSYLLLKQTTSLYALIACGVIIGGFWLGIDQEGAEGTLSWAGIIFGILASLCVSLNAIYTKKVLPAVDGSIWRLTFYNNMNACVLFLPLMLLLGEFHTLYHFDKLGNPGFWGMMTLGGVLGFAIGYVTGLQIKFTSPLTHNVSGTAKACAQTVLAVCYYEETKSFLWWTSNMMVLGGSFAYTWVKGLEMKKAQEESTPKTGEKNETGV from the exons ATGAACAGGACGCAGCTGAAGCGCTCTGGGATCCTCAGGATGGCTCTGAGTGGCTCCTCCGaccccctgctgcagcaggaggagggtgGCAGCGGCAGCAGGGAGACCCCCTTCCTGTTGAAGGCTCTCCAGATCGCCTTGGTAGTCTCTCTCTACTGGTTCATCTCCATCACCATGGTCTTCCTCAACAAGTACCTCCTGGACAGCCCCTCGCTGCGCCTCGACACCCCGCTCTTTGTCACCTTCTATCAGTGTGCTGTCACCGTCTTCTTCTGCAAGGCCCTCAGCCTGCTGGCCTCCTGCTGTCCACTGGGCTACCTGGACTTCCCCTCCATCCGCATGGACCTCAAGGTGTCCCGCAGCATCCTGCCCCTCTCTGTGGTCTTCATCAGCATGATCACCTTCAACAACCTGTGCCTCAAATACGTTGGCGTGGCCTTCTACAATGTGGGGCGCTCGCTCACCACTGTCTTCAATGTCCTGCTCTCCTACCTGCTCCTCAAGCAAACCACTTCCCTGTATGCCCTGATAGCCTGTGGGGTCATTATAG GTGGATTCTGGCTGGGCATAGACCAAGAGGGAGCAGAGGGCACTCTGTCATGGGCTGGCATAATCTTTGGGATCCTGGCAAGTCTCTGTGTCTCACTCAATGCCATCTACACCAAGAAAGTGCTGCCTGCCGTGGATGGCAGCATCTGGCGCCTGACCTTCTACAACAATATGAATGCCTGTGTCCTATTCTTGCCCCTCATGCTGCTGCTCGGTGAGTTCCACACCCTCTACCATTTCGACAAGCTGGGGAACCCTGGTTTCTGGGGCATGATGACCCTGGGAGGAGTACTTGGCTTTGCAATCGGTTATGTGACGGGACTCCAGATCAAGTTCACCAGCCCACTCACCCACAATGTGTCTGGGACGGCCAAGGCCTGTGCCCAGACAGTGCTGGCTGTCTGCTACTATGAGGAGACCAAAAGCTTCCTATGGTGGACGAGCAACATGATGGTTCTAGGAGGCTCCTTTGCCTACACATGGGTAAAAGGGCTGGAGATGAAGAAGGCACAGGAGGAATCCACTCCAAAAACAGGCGAGAAAAATGAGACTGGCGTCTAG
- the SLC35C1 gene encoding GDP-fucose transporter 1 isoform X2: MALSGSSDPLLQQEEGGSGSRETPFLLKALQIALVVSLYWFISITMVFLNKYLLDSPSLRLDTPLFVTFYQCAVTVFFCKALSLLASCCPLGYLDFPSIRMDLKVSRSILPLSVVFISMITFNNLCLKYVGVAFYNVGRSLTTVFNVLLSYLLLKQTTSLYALIACGVIIGGFWLGIDQEGAEGTLSWAGIIFGILASLCVSLNAIYTKKVLPAVDGSIWRLTFYNNMNACVLFLPLMLLLGEFHTLYHFDKLGNPGFWGMMTLGGVLGFAIGYVTGLQIKFTSPLTHNVSGTAKACAQTVLAVCYYEETKSFLWWTSNMMVLGGSFAYTWVKGLEMKKAQEESTPKTGEKNETGV; encoded by the exons ATGGCTCTGAGTGGCTCCTCCGaccccctgctgcagcaggaggagggtgGCAGCGGCAGCAGGGAGACCCCCTTCCTGTTGAAGGCTCTCCAGATCGCCTTGGTAGTCTCTCTCTACTGGTTCATCTCCATCACCATGGTCTTCCTCAACAAGTACCTCCTGGACAGCCCCTCGCTGCGCCTCGACACCCCGCTCTTTGTCACCTTCTATCAGTGTGCTGTCACCGTCTTCTTCTGCAAGGCCCTCAGCCTGCTGGCCTCCTGCTGTCCACTGGGCTACCTGGACTTCCCCTCCATCCGCATGGACCTCAAGGTGTCCCGCAGCATCCTGCCCCTCTCTGTGGTCTTCATCAGCATGATCACCTTCAACAACCTGTGCCTCAAATACGTTGGCGTGGCCTTCTACAATGTGGGGCGCTCGCTCACCACTGTCTTCAATGTCCTGCTCTCCTACCTGCTCCTCAAGCAAACCACTTCCCTGTATGCCCTGATAGCCTGTGGGGTCATTATAG GTGGATTCTGGCTGGGCATAGACCAAGAGGGAGCAGAGGGCACTCTGTCATGGGCTGGCATAATCTTTGGGATCCTGGCAAGTCTCTGTGTCTCACTCAATGCCATCTACACCAAGAAAGTGCTGCCTGCCGTGGATGGCAGCATCTGGCGCCTGACCTTCTACAACAATATGAATGCCTGTGTCCTATTCTTGCCCCTCATGCTGCTGCTCGGTGAGTTCCACACCCTCTACCATTTCGACAAGCTGGGGAACCCTGGTTTCTGGGGCATGATGACCCTGGGAGGAGTACTTGGCTTTGCAATCGGTTATGTGACGGGACTCCAGATCAAGTTCACCAGCCCACTCACCCACAATGTGTCTGGGACGGCCAAGGCCTGTGCCCAGACAGTGCTGGCTGTCTGCTACTATGAGGAGACCAAAAGCTTCCTATGGTGGACGAGCAACATGATGGTTCTAGGAGGCTCCTTTGCCTACACATGGGTAAAAGGGCTGGAGATGAAGAAGGCACAGGAGGAATCCACTCCAAAAACAGGCGAGAAAAATGAGACTGGCGTCTAG